The following proteins are encoded in a genomic region of Arcobacter suis CECT 7833:
- a CDS encoding TIGR02757 family protein: MTTEDKKIKELLDNEVNQRNNNTELNYDKPDPLMVASRYDDEFIILLCALFAYGNAKLIVKFLDSLDFSLLEKSDEIIDKELNNHYYRFQNAQDIKTVFKTFKRLKNEDSLNSIFVNAYKKENNILEGIDALIQKIHNTANHKSQGFTFLISSPFKRDKQGFIKELGNAPYKRWNMFLRWMVRDDNLDLGLWSGINKKDLILPLDTHTFKVSQKLGLLDRQSYDLKSALMITNKLKEFDEFDPIKYDFSLYRIGQEKMEF, encoded by the coding sequence ATGACAACAGAAGATAAAAAGATAAAAGAGCTTTTAGATAATGAAGTAAATCAAAGAAATAATAACACAGAACTAAACTATGATAAACCAGACCCATTGATGGTAGCAAGTAGATATGATGATGAGTTTATAATTCTTTTGTGTGCTTTATTTGCTTATGGAAATGCAAAATTAATAGTGAAGTTTTTAGATAGTTTAGATTTTTCCCTTCTTGAAAAAAGTGATGAAATAATAGATAAAGAGTTAAATAATCACTATTATAGATTTCAAAATGCCCAAGATATAAAAACAGTATTTAAAACCTTTAAACGACTAAAAAATGAAGATAGTTTAAACAGTATATTTGTAAATGCTTACAAAAAAGAGAACAATATTTTAGAAGGAATTGATGCTTTAATTCAAAAAATCCACAACACAGCAAATCACAAATCACAAGGTTTCACATTTTTAATTTCAAGCCCATTTAAAAGAGATAAACAAGGATTTATAAAAGAGTTAGGAAATGCTCCATATAAAAGATGGAATATGTTTTTGCGTTGGATGGTTCGTGATGATAATCTGGATTTAGGACTTTGGAGTGGAATAAATAAAAAAGATTTAATACTTCCACTTGATACTCATACTTTTAAAGTATCACAAAAATTAGGACTTTTAGATAGACAAAGTTATGATTTAAAATCAGCCTTGATGATTACAAATAAGCTAAAAGAGTTTGATGAGTTTGACCCTATAAAGTATGATTTTTCACTTTATAGGATTGGGCAGGAGAAAATGGAATTTTGA
- a CDS encoding SIR2 family NAD-dependent protein deacylase: MDGKVVILSGAGLSASSGISTFRDEDGLWEKHNIQEICSAGCLDWNYDATINFYNLRREDIKDRVPNNAHKMIAKLKDKYPNKIEVITQNIDDLLEKANCKDVLHLHGFLKELKCMNCKKIIDISYSLQDKSNSICKSCAGKMRPNIVFFGEPAPNYERMHKILKDCGLLVVIGTSGRVIDVSFLTQYADYSILNNLEPSDAIYEECFSKVYYEDANTAYEKIEQDIENFIKNRKL, translated from the coding sequence ATGGATGGAAAAGTTGTAATATTAAGTGGAGCAGGGCTTAGTGCTAGTAGTGGAATTTCCACATTTAGAGATGAAGATGGTCTTTGGGAAAAACACAACATTCAAGAGATTTGTAGTGCTGGATGTTTGGATTGGAATTATGATGCAACAATTAATTTTTATAATCTAAGACGAGAAGATATAAAAGATAGAGTTCCAAATAATGCCCATAAAATGATTGCAAAACTAAAAGATAAATATCCAAATAAAATAGAAGTTATCACCCAAAATATAGATGATTTACTTGAAAAAGCAAATTGCAAAGATGTTTTACATTTACATGGATTTTTAAAAGAACTTAAATGTATGAATTGTAAAAAAATCATTGATATTTCATATTCACTTCAAGATAAATCAAATTCAATTTGTAAAAGTTGTGCTGGAAAAATGCGACCAAATATAGTCTTTTTTGGCGAACCTGCACCAAACTATGAAAGAATGCATAAGATTTTAAAAGATTGTGGTTTATTGGTAGTTATTGGAACAAGTGGTCGTGTGATTGATGTGAGTTTTTTAACCCAATATGCTGATTATTCAATTTTAAATAATCTTGAGCCAAGTGATGCCATATATGAAGAGTGTTTTAGCAAAGTTTATTATGAAGATGCAAACACAGCCTATGAAAAAATAGAACAAGATATAGAAAATTTTATAAAAAATAGGAAATTATGA
- a CDS encoding SDR family NAD(P)-dependent oxidoreductase: MQNILITGCSSGIGLQTALTLKENNYKVYASARKQKDIDMLKDLGFETFKIDVRNKEEISYALNKILKNDLKLDAVFNNAGFGQPGAVEDLSVEVLKKQFNTNLFGFHEVTIQAMKIFRTQGFGKIIQHSSVLGIISLKYRGAYNASKYAIEGLADTLRQEVMGSNIYISTINTGPVSSKFRENALKKFNKNIIIKGSFFENTYKKELKARLETTEDKAPFNLPASSVAKVVLKIMQTTKPKPRYYVTKATYILGFLKRVLSTSLMDKLLNKI; encoded by the coding sequence ATGCAAAATATATTAATTACAGGTTGTTCTTCAGGTATTGGTTTACAAACTGCACTTACTTTAAAAGAAAATAATTACAAAGTTTACGCAAGTGCTAGAAAACAAAAAGATATAGATATGTTAAAAGACTTAGGTTTTGAAACTTTTAAAATTGATGTAAGAAACAAAGAAGAGATAAGTTATGCACTAAATAAAATCTTAAAAAATGATTTAAAACTTGATGCCGTTTTTAACAATGCTGGATTTGGACAACCAGGAGCTGTTGAGGATTTGAGTGTTGAAGTTTTGAAAAAACAATTTAATACAAACCTCTTTGGGTTTCATGAAGTAACCATCCAAGCTATGAAAATATTTAGAACTCAAGGATTTGGGAAAATCATCCAACATAGCTCAGTTTTAGGAATCATCTCTTTAAAATATAGAGGTGCTTATAATGCAAGTAAATATGCAATTGAGGGCTTAGCTGATACTTTAAGACAAGAAGTAATGGGAAGTAATATTTATATTAGTACAATCAACACAGGACCTGTTAGTTCAAAGTTTAGAGAAAATGCCTTAAAAAAGTTTAATAAAAATATCATAATCAAGGGAAGTTTTTTTGAAAACACGTACAAAAAAGAGTTAAAAGCAAGACTTGAAACAACAGAAGATAAAGCGCCTTTTAATCTTCCAGCTTCAAGTGTTGCAAAAGTCGTTTTAAAAATCATGCAAACAACAAAACCAAAACCTAGATATTATGTAACAAAGGCAACTTATATTTTAGGATTTTTGAAAAGAGTTCTAAGTACATCTTTGATGGATAAATTGCTAAATAAAATCTAA
- a CDS encoding ABC transporter permease: protein MFKIALYLLIAVVLTIFLLPFFYTVSPYDLDPTRILQAPSLEHLFGTDRLGRDMLARILEGGQTSLIIGFLAASISSIIGLFIGINAGYFKGNIDKTITIMIDLFLTFPTFFLLLALVSYIQASALILIIVISVTGWMGMARMIRSESFAIGNKPFIKILKVANVSNFKIIFKYFAPLLAPIFLISFTFGVGGAILAESGLSFLGLGVNPPSMSWGSLLSDGKAVIDIAWWVSFFPGFMIFLITFCLIQISDYLQTLANAKEIIA, encoded by the coding sequence ATGTTTAAAATAGCTTTGTATTTATTAATAGCAGTTGTTTTAACAATTTTTTTATTGCCTTTTTTTTATACAGTTTCTCCCTATGATTTAGATCCTACAAGAATTTTACAAGCTCCTTCTTTGGAGCATTTATTTGGAACAGATAGACTTGGTCGTGATATGTTAGCTAGAATTTTAGAAGGTGGTCAAACTTCTTTGATTATTGGTTTTTTAGCTGCATCAATTTCATCTATTATTGGACTTTTTATTGGAATAAATGCAGGGTATTTTAAAGGTAATATTGATAAAACAATCACAATTATGATTGATTTATTTTTAACATTTCCTACATTTTTTCTACTTTTAGCTTTAGTTTCATATATTCAAGCATCAGCTTTAATTTTAATTATAGTGATTTCAGTTACTGGTTGGATGGGAATGGCCAGAATGATTAGAAGTGAAAGTTTCGCCATAGGAAATAAACCTTTTATCAAAATCTTAAAAGTTGCAAATGTTTCAAATTTTAAAATAATCTTTAAATATTTTGCTCCACTTCTAGCACCAATTTTTCTTATTTCTTTTACTTTTGGAGTAGGTGGTGCAATATTAGCTGAATCTGGGCTTTCCTTTTTAGGTTTGGGAGTTAATCCTCCTTCTATGTCTTGGGGAAGTTTATTAAGTGATGGAAAAGCTGTTATTGATATAGCTTGGTGGGTTAGTTTTTTCCCAGGTTTTATGATATTTTTAATTACTTTTTGTTTGATACAAATCAGTGATTATTTACAAACTCTTGCAAATGCTAAAGAGATAATTGCCTAA